One Deltaproteobacteria bacterium genomic window carries:
- a CDS encoding ATP-binding protein — MKRFSEKFLVEWFGRPRRKPLILRGARQVGKSTLVRNFAASGGFDLIEINLERNLRLNPVFKTNDGKKILAEIEAASGKNVHAKEALLFLDEIQATPDAIPALRYLHEDMPELPIVAAGSLLEFVLARHGFSMPVGRIEFFHLGPMTFKEFLLAQNDESLVGYLEGYRLGGALPEMAHERLLLRQREYLFVGGMPEAVLVYSQSASLTEAQRVHRSVMNTYEDDFAKYTRQASELNRLHSVLGALPKIIGCKVKYSQISREEQSKSLRLAIDLLVKARLLLPAHHSACSGVPLKASADPHVFKLFFLDVGLFNYLCGMEWGDLSRMDETRLVNEGVLAEQFIAQHLAYRHEGLESPDLTYWLREGKTSNAEVDFAAAVGDRIFPIEVKAGTSGGLKSLQQFVLKKKTPVACRFDLNLPSTQKVRHQTLEGGTVKSAEFNLVSLPLYLVEETLRLLKTA; from the coding sequence ATGAAGCGATTTTCTGAAAAGTTCCTCGTTGAATGGTTCGGGCGGCCACGCCGGAAACCCCTTATCTTGAGGGGGGCGCGGCAGGTGGGGAAATCCACCCTGGTCCGGAATTTTGCCGCCTCCGGGGGATTCGATCTCATCGAAATCAATCTCGAAAGAAACTTGAGGCTCAACCCGGTTTTCAAAACAAACGACGGTAAAAAAATTCTGGCCGAAATCGAGGCGGCCAGCGGAAAAAACGTTCATGCCAAAGAGGCGCTTTTGTTTTTGGACGAAATTCAGGCCACCCCCGACGCCATTCCGGCCCTGCGCTACCTCCACGAGGACATGCCGGAGCTTCCCATTGTCGCCGCGGGATCCCTTTTGGAATTCGTTCTGGCCCGGCATGGCTTTTCCATGCCGGTGGGGCGCATTGAGTTTTTTCATCTGGGCCCCATGACGTTCAAGGAATTTTTGCTGGCGCAAAACGACGAATCCCTGGTTGGATATCTCGAAGGATACCGTCTCGGCGGCGCCCTGCCCGAAATGGCGCACGAGAGGCTTTTGTTGCGGCAACGGGAGTATCTGTTTGTGGGGGGCATGCCGGAGGCGGTGCTGGTTTATTCCCAATCGGCAAGCCTGACGGAAGCGCAAAGGGTGCATCGCTCCGTGATGAACACCTACGAGGACGATTTTGCCAAATACACCCGCCAGGCCTCCGAATTAAACCGCCTGCACAGCGTCTTGGGCGCGCTTCCGAAAATCATCGGCTGTAAGGTCAAGTACTCCCAAATTTCGCGCGAGGAACAGTCCAAATCCTTAAGGCTGGCCATCGATCTTTTGGTCAAGGCGCGCCTCCTCCTGCCGGCGCATCACAGCGCCTGTTCCGGCGTTCCCCTCAAAGCCTCCGCCGACCCGCACGTATTTAAATTATTTTTCCTCGACGTCGGCCTGTTTAATTACCTCTGCGGCATGGAATGGGGCGATTTATCCCGAATGGACGAAACCCGCCTGGTCAATGAAGGGGTATTGGCCGAACAATTTATCGCCCAACACCTGGCTTATCGCCACGAAGGGCTCGAAAGTCCCGATCTGACCTATTGGCTCCGGGAGGGAAAAACGTCCAATGCGGAGGTTGATTTTGCGGCGGCGGTCGGAGACCGGATTTTTCCCATCGAGGTCAAAGCCGGAACAAGCGGCGGTTTGAAATCCCTTCAGCAGTTTGTCCTCAAGAAAAAAACGCCTGTCGCCTGCCGCTTCGATTTGAACCTCCCCTCCACGCAAAAGGTCCGTCATCAAACCCTCGAAGGGGGAACGGTAAAGTCAGCCGAATTCAATCTTGTTTCATTGCCGCTCTACTTGGTCGAAGAAACCCTCCGGTTGTTAAAAACGGCGTAA